The Pedobacter roseus genome contains a region encoding:
- the rpsD gene encoding 30S ribosomal protein S4, whose product MARYTGPKSKIARKFREPIFGPDKVLDRKNYPPGQHGSSKRRGKQSEYAIQLMEKQKVKYTYGVLEKQFSNLFKKASSRAGITGDNLLQLLEARLDNTVYRLGIATTRSGARQLVSHKHVTVNGEVVNIPSYQLKAGDVVAVREKSKSLESISNSVAGRTINKFAWLEWNAGELTGKFLTYPQRDEIPENIKENLIIELYSK is encoded by the coding sequence ATGGCAAGATATACAGGCCCAAAATCAAAAATCGCCCGTAAATTCAGAGAACCAATCTTCGGTCCTGATAAGGTGTTAGACAGAAAAAATTATCCTCCTGGGCAACATGGCTCATCAAAAAGAAGAGGAAAACAATCTGAATATGCTATCCAGTTAATGGAGAAACAAAAAGTAAAATACACTTATGGTGTGTTAGAAAAACAGTTTAGTAACTTGTTTAAAAAAGCATCTTCACGTGCAGGTATCACTGGTGATAACTTACTTCAATTATTAGAAGCACGTTTAGATAACACAGTATACCGTTTAGGTATTGCAACAACCCGTTCTGGTGCACGCCAGTTAGTTAGCCATAAACACGTAACCGTGAATGGTGAAGTTGTAAATATCCCTTCATATCAGTTAAAAGCTGGTGATGTGGTTGCTGTTCGTGAAAAATCTAAATCTTTAGAATCAATTAGTAACTCAGTTGCAGGCAGAACAATTAACAAGTTCGCATGGTTAGAGTGGAATGCTGGTGAATTAACTGGTAAATTCTTAACTTACCCTCAACGTGATGAGATTCCTGAAAACATCAAGGAAAACTT
- the rpsK gene encoding 30S ribosomal protein S11, translating to MAKSKKVTKKRIVVIESVGQAHINATFNNIIVTLTNNNGQTISWSSAGKMGFKGSKKNTPYAAGQAASDCGKVAFDLGLRKVEVFVKGPGSGRESAIRTLQVAGIEVTSIKDITPLPHNGCRPPKKRRV from the coding sequence ATGGCTAAGAGTAAAAAAGTAACAAAAAAACGTATCGTTGTAATTGAGTCTGTTGGTCAGGCGCATATCAATGCTACTTTCAACAACATCATCGTTACCTTAACAAACAACAACGGACAGACTATTTCATGGTCTTCTGCTGGTAAAATGGGCTTTAAAGGTTCTAAAAAGAACACACCGTATGCAGCTGGTCAAGCAGCATCAGATTGCGGTAAAGTTGCATTTGATTTAGGCTTACGTAAAGTTGAAGTATTTGTAAAAGGTCCGGGTTCAGGTCGTGAATCTGCAATCAGAACTTTACAAGTAGCAGGTATCGAAGTAACATCTATTAAAGATATTACTCCACTTCCTCACAACGGATGTCGTCCTCCTAAAAAGAGAAGAGTTTAA
- the rpsM gene encoding 30S ribosomal protein S13 produces the protein MARISGIDLPRNKRGEIGLTYIYGIGRTTAQRILTTAGIDLNKKVQDWSDDELTAIRTMINDEIKVEGALRSEVQLNIKRLMDIGCYRGLRHRKGLPSRGQRTKNNSRTRKGKRKTVANKKKATK, from the coding sequence ATGGCAAGGATTTCAGGTATTGATTTACCAAGAAACAAAAGAGGAGAGATCGGTTTAACCTATATCTACGGAATTGGCAGAACAACTGCACAACGTATTTTAACTACAGCAGGTATCGATTTAAACAAAAAAGTACAAGACTGGTCTGATGATGAGTTGACGGCAATCCGTACAATGATCAACGATGAGATTAAAGTAGAAGGTGCTTTACGCTCAGAGGTCCAGTTAAACATCAAGCGTTTAATGGATATTGGTTGTTACCGTGGTTTACGTCACAGAAAAGGTTTACCTTCTCGTGGTCAGCGTACTAAAAACAACTCACGTACTCGTAAGGGTAAGAGAAAAACAGTTGCTAACAAGAAAAAAGCTACTAAGTAA
- the rpmJ gene encoding 50S ribosomal protein L36, whose product MKVRSSIKKRSADCKIIRRKGKLYVINKKNPKYKQRQG is encoded by the coding sequence ATGAAAGTTAGATCATCAATTAAAAAACGTAGCGCTGATTGTAAGATTATTCGCCGTAAAGGTAAACTTTACGTTATCAACAAGAAAAATCCTAAATACAAACAACGTCAGGGGTAA
- the infA gene encoding translation initiation factor IF-1, translating into MAKQASIEQDGVIREALSNAMFRVELENGHEIIAHISGKMRMHYIKILPGDKVKLEMSPYDLTKGRITYRYK; encoded by the coding sequence ATGGCTAAACAAGCCTCAATTGAACAAGACGGAGTAATAAGAGAAGCATTGTCTAATGCAATGTTCCGGGTAGAACTCGAGAACGGGCATGAGATTATTGCTCACATTTCAGGTAAGATGAGGATGCACTACATCAAAATTCTTCCTGGGGATAAAGTTAAATTGGAAATGTCTCCTTATGATTTAACAAAAGGACGCATTACTTATAGATACAAATAA
- the map gene encoding type I methionyl aminopeptidase, with protein MSKIYYKSLEEIELIRESSMLVSKTLAEVAKVIKAGMTTIQLDKLAYEFISDNGAIPAFLNYNGFPYSLCISPNEQVVHGFPSDYVIKDGDLISVDCGVIKNNYFGDSAYTFSIGEIDAEKQKLVEVTKRCLELGIEKAVAGMRIGDVGFAVQNHAETNGFGVVRELVGHGVGVKLHEKPEIPNYGKRGAGPKLEEGMVIAIEPMINAGVAGVKFHKDGWTVTSKDNKPSAHFEHTVAVKKGKAEVLSTFSIIEEVLQQKK; from the coding sequence ATGTCTAAAATCTATTACAAATCTCTTGAGGAGATCGAGTTAATAAGAGAAAGTTCCATGCTTGTTTCTAAAACCTTGGCAGAAGTGGCTAAAGTGATTAAGGCAGGTATGACTACTATCCAATTAGATAAACTGGCTTACGAGTTTATTAGTGACAATGGAGCAATCCCTGCATTTTTAAATTACAATGGTTTTCCTTATTCTTTATGTATTTCGCCAAATGAGCAGGTTGTTCATGGTTTTCCAAGCGATTATGTAATTAAAGATGGGGATCTGATTTCGGTTGATTGTGGCGTAATCAAGAATAACTATTTTGGCGATTCGGCTTATACTTTCTCCATCGGAGAAATTGATGCTGAAAAACAGAAACTGGTTGAGGTTACTAAACGTTGCCTGGAGTTGGGAATAGAGAAAGCAGTTGCCGGTATGCGTATCGGTGATGTTGGTTTCGCTGTTCAGAACCATGCAGAAACTAATGGATTTGGAGTAGTAAGAGAACTTGTTGGACATGGCGTTGGCGTAAAGCTTCATGAGAAACCAGAAATTCCTAATTATGGAAAGCGTGGTGCAGGACCAAAACTTGAAGAAGGAATGGTAATTGCAATTGAACCCATGATCAATGCAGGCGTAGCCGGTGTTAAATTCCATAAAGATGGATGGACAGTAACCAGTAAAGACAATAAACCATCAGCACATTTTGAACATACAGTAGCCGTTAAAAAGGGCAAAGCAGAGGTTTTATCAACGTTTTCTATAATAGAAGAAGTTTTACAACAAAAAAAATAA
- the secY gene encoding preprotein translocase subunit SecY produces the protein MKKLFTTLSNIWKIQELKERILFTLLILLVYRFVSHVVLPGVDPTALGNNEKSGLLGLLDMFAGGSFSRVSILALGVMPYISASIVVQLLGIAVPSFQKMQKEGESGRKKMNQITRYLTVAITIVQSVGYVKTQVPAEAILLPNTLFLVLSTFVLTAGTLFVMWLGEKITDKGIGNGTSLIIMVGIIARLPVAISQEFSARVGSASEGGGPVALVLEIVALFAVVMFTILIVQGVRKVPVQYAKKIVGNRQFGGVRQYIPLKVNAAGVMPIIFAQALMFIPGALMQFVPSLQGSWLIQFSNTTSLAYSLTFAILIIAFTFFYTAITVNPTQMSDDMKKNGGFIPGVKPGFATSTFIDDVISKITFPGAVFLAIIAILPSLAVKFGIKQEFAHFFGGTSLLILVGVVLDTLQQIESYLLMRHYDGLMKTGRVTGRTGVPAASSNAAL, from the coding sequence ATGAAGAAGCTATTTACTACTTTAAGTAATATCTGGAAAATTCAGGAATTAAAAGAGCGTATATTGTTTACGCTCTTAATTCTTTTGGTATACCGTTTCGTATCTCACGTGGTTTTACCAGGTGTGGATCCAACTGCTTTAGGCAATAACGAAAAATCGGGACTTTTAGGCTTACTAGATATGTTTGCCGGAGGTTCTTTCTCTCGTGTGTCTATCCTAGCATTGGGGGTAATGCCTTATATCTCTGCGTCTATCGTGGTGCAACTATTAGGTATTGCTGTTCCTTCTTTCCAAAAAATGCAGAAAGAGGGCGAAAGTGGTAGAAAGAAAATGAACCAGATTACCCGTTACCTAACGGTAGCGATCACAATCGTTCAATCTGTAGGTTACGTTAAAACGCAGGTTCCTGCAGAAGCTATTTTATTACCGAACACTTTATTTTTGGTGTTATCTACGTTTGTATTAACGGCAGGTACATTATTCGTAATGTGGTTAGGTGAAAAAATTACTGATAAAGGTATTGGTAACGGTACATCACTAATCATTATGGTTGGTATTATTGCCCGTTTACCAGTTGCAATTTCTCAAGAGTTTAGTGCCCGTGTAGGTTCTGCCAGTGAAGGTGGAGGCCCGGTTGCTTTGGTTTTAGAGATCGTTGCATTATTTGCTGTGGTAATGTTTACCATTTTAATTGTTCAAGGTGTACGTAAAGTACCTGTACAATACGCTAAGAAAATTGTTGGCAACCGCCAGTTTGGTGGTGTCCGTCAGTACATTCCTTTAAAAGTGAATGCTGCTGGTGTAATGCCAATCATTTTTGCTCAGGCGTTAATGTTCATTCCAGGTGCTTTAATGCAGTTTGTTCCTTCTTTACAAGGTTCTTGGTTAATCCAGTTCAGTAACACAACTTCGTTGGCTTATAGCTTAACGTTCGCTATTTTAATTATTGCATTCACTTTCTTCTATACAGCCATTACAGTTAACCCAACTCAAATGAGCGATGATATGAAGAAAAACGGTGGTTTTATCCCAGGTGTTAAACCGGGTTTTGCAACATCAACTTTTATTGATGATGTAATTTCTAAAATCACTTTTCCAGGTGCAGTATTCTTAGCGATCATTGCTATTCTTCCTTCGTTGGCGGTTAAGTTTGGTATTAAACAAGAATTTGCACACTTCTTTGGTGGTACTTCTTTATTGATTTTGGTTGGTGTTGTATTGGATACTTTACAGCAGATCGAAAGTTATTTATTGATGCGTCACTACGATGGTTTAATGAAAACGGGTAGGGTTACTGGCAGAACAGGTGTTCCTGCTGCAAGTAGCAACGCAGCGTTGTAA
- the rplO gene encoding 50S ribosomal protein L15, translated as MNLSNLKPAVGSTKNSKRIGRGTGSGRGGTSTRGHKGAGSRSGHKTKIGFEGGQMPLQRRVPKVGFKPINRTEYVGVNLDVLQALAEKHSLTTIDFAALQAHGLASKNDLVKILGRGEVKAKLEITAHAFSATAQKAIEAAGGSIVKL; from the coding sequence ATGAATTTAAGTAATTTAAAACCTGCAGTAGGTTCTACAAAAAACAGCAAAAGAATTGGTCGTGGTACAGGTTCTGGTCGTGGCGGTACTTCAACTCGTGGTCACAAAGGTGCGGGTTCTCGTTCAGGTCACAAAACCAAAATCGGTTTCGAAGGTGGTCAAATGCCTTTACAACGTCGTGTGCCTAAAGTTGGTTTCAAACCAATCAACCGTACTGAGTATGTTGGTGTAAACTTAGATGTTTTACAAGCATTAGCTGAAAAACACAGCTTAACAACTATCGATTTTGCTGCTTTACAAGCACATGGTTTGGCTTCTAAAAACGACTTAGTTAAAATTTTAGGTCGTGGTGAAGTTAAAGCAAAGCTAGAAATTACAGCACATGCGTTCTCTGCAACCGCACAAAAAGCTATTGAAGCTGCAGGTGGTTCTATTGTAAAATTGTAA
- the rpmD gene encoding 50S ribosomal protein L30: protein MAKIKITQVKSVIDRSERQKRTVQALGLSKMNQSVEVEATPQIIGMVRKVNHLVAIEAI, encoded by the coding sequence ATGGCTAAGATCAAAATAACACAAGTAAAAAGCGTTATCGACAGAAGCGAGCGCCAAAAAAGAACCGTTCAGGCTTTGGGTTTATCAAAAATGAACCAAAGTGTTGAGGTTGAAGCTACACCACAGATTATCGGTATGGTTCGCAAAGTGAACCACTTGGTAGCAATCGAAGCAATTTAA
- the rpsE gene encoding 30S ribosomal protein S5 — translation MSTINIKRVKTTDIELKDRLVSIQRVAKVTKGGRTFSFSAIVVVGDENGVVGFGLGKAKEVTEAIAKGVDDAKKNLVKVPILNGTVPHEQIGKFSGGFVLIKPAAVGTGVIAGGAMRAVLESAGVHNVLAKSKGSSNPHNVVKATVDALTKMRDAYTVAQTRGIDLNKVFNG, via the coding sequence ATGTCAACTATTAATATAAAAAGAGTAAAAACCACCGATATCGAGTTAAAGGATCGTTTGGTTAGTATACAACGTGTTGCCAAAGTAACCAAAGGTGGCCGTACTTTCAGCTTCTCAGCAATTGTTGTTGTAGGTGATGAAAACGGTGTTGTTGGTTTCGGTTTAGGTAAAGCGAAAGAGGTAACTGAAGCAATTGCAAAAGGTGTGGATGATGCTAAAAAGAACTTGGTAAAAGTTCCAATTTTAAACGGTACTGTTCCTCACGAGCAAATCGGTAAATTCTCAGGTGGTTTTGTATTAATCAAACCAGCTGCAGTAGGTACCGGAGTAATTGCAGGTGGTGCGATGCGTGCCGTATTAGAGAGTGCTGGTGTACACAACGTATTGGCAAAATCTAAAGGATCATCTAACCCACACAACGTGGTAAAGGCAACTGTTGATGCGTTAACTAAAATGCGCGATGCTTATACAGTAGCTCAAACCCGTGGTATTGATTTAAACAAAGTATTTAACGGATAA
- the rplR gene encoding 50S ribosomal protein L18, translated as MAGKKLSRRDRIKKGIRKRLTGSEERPRLSVYRSNKGIYAQVINDVTGTTIASASSLSKDFSGTGNKSDQSVAVGKLVAEKAIAAGVKEVVFDRNGYLYHGRVKSLAEGAREAGLVF; from the coding sequence ATGGCAGGTAAAAAATTATCAAGAAGAGATCGTATTAAAAAAGGGATCAGAAAAAGACTTACCGGTTCGGAAGAACGTCCAAGGTTATCTGTATATAGAAGCAATAAAGGGATTTATGCGCAGGTAATTAACGATGTAACCGGTACAACAATAGCATCAGCATCATCATTATCGAAAGATTTTTCTGGTACTGGAAACAAGAGCGACCAATCAGTTGCAGTAGGTAAATTAGTTGCCGAAAAAGCAATTGCAGCAGGTGTTAAAGAAGTTGTTTTCGATAGAAACGGCTATTTATACCACGGTCGTGTAAAATCGTTGGCAGAGGGTGCCCGCGAAGCTGGTTTAGTATTTTAA
- the rplF gene encoding 50S ribosomal protein L6, producing MSRIGKAPITIPAGVTITVSKDNVVSVKGPKGELTQAVDSDITVSQEDGILTVQRPSEQKKHKALHGLYRSLLNNMVVGVTEGYKLTQELVGVGYRATNTGNTLDLVLGYSHHYVFQLPEEIKVTTSSEKGQTPKIILESIDKQLIGQVAAKIRSLRAPEPYKGKGIKFVGEVLRRKAGKSASKK from the coding sequence ATGTCAAGAATAGGAAAAGCCCCAATTACAATCCCAGCAGGTGTTACAATTACCGTATCAAAAGATAACGTAGTAAGTGTAAAAGGTCCTAAAGGTGAATTAACACAAGCAGTAGATTCAGATATCACTGTAAGTCAGGAAGACGGAATTTTAACAGTTCAACGTCCTTCAGAACAAAAGAAACATAAAGCATTACACGGTTTATATCGCTCATTGCTTAACAACATGGTTGTTGGTGTTACAGAAGGTTACAAATTAACTCAAGAACTAGTAGGTGTTGGTTACCGTGCTACAAACACAGGTAATACATTAGATCTGGTTTTAGGTTATTCTCACCATTATGTATTCCAGTTACCGGAAGAGATTAAAGTAACTACATCTTCAGAAAAAGGTCAGACTCCTAAAATCATTTTAGAAAGTATTGACAAACAATTGATCGGTCAGGTAGCAGCGAAAATCCGTTCGTTACGTGCACCAGAGCCATATAAAGGTAAAGGTATCAAGTTTGTAGGTGAAGTGTTAAGAAGAAAAGCAGGTAAATCAGCATCTAAAAAATAG
- the rpsH gene encoding 30S ribosomal protein S8: protein MNTDPIADYLTRVRNAIKANHRVVEIPASNLKKEITKVLFDKGYIANYKFEDTTVQGIIKIALKYNPITKVPAIRTLVRISKPGLRNYAGVENMPRVLNGLGIAILSTSKGVMTDKEAAKLNIGGEVLCHVY from the coding sequence ATGAATACAGATCCAATAGCAGATTATTTAACAAGAGTAAGGAATGCCATTAAGGCCAACCACCGTGTTGTAGAAATTCCTGCATCAAACCTTAAAAAAGAAATTACTAAAGTTCTTTTTGATAAAGGTTACATCGCGAACTATAAGTTTGAAGATACTACAGTTCAAGGCATTATTAAAATCGCTTTGAAATACAATCCGATTACTAAAGTTCCTGCTATTCGTACATTAGTGCGGATAAGTAAACCAGGTTTGAGAAACTATGCTGGTGTTGAAAATATGCCAAGAGTATTAAACGGTTTAGGTATCGCAATCTTATCTACTTCTAAAGGTGTAATGACCGATAAAGAAGCAGCCAAATTAAACATTGGTGGTGAGGTATTGTGTCACGTTTATTAA